The following is a genomic window from Prevotella nigrescens.
CCATTGCGCATATTCCGCACAATGCAGGCTCGGGCAATGTCGTCGCAATCCACATCAGTCAAGTCTCCTTCCAATCCTTCGCCTGGTGCAATAAAGTATTTTCTATCGTCTACTGCAACCACAACCACCAGTCCTCTGTCAGACTTCCTATCGCCTACCCCATATTTATTGCCAATATCTTGTGCGACACGGAAAGGATCACCATTCTCTACGTGTGGCACAACAGCAAACACGGTTTGGATACCAGCTTCTTTCTCTAACCTGGCAATATAATAATTGGTAGAGTCGCGCATGGCATCAGACATCAACCCTTCAGGGTCGCAAACATATTGCCTTGCGTCTTTAAGATGTACCATTGGTATATTGTTGGCATTCCAGTCTTCTGCTACTGCTTGGAAAGTAAATAGAAGAGAAAAGAATAATATAACTGTCGCTCTGTTCATGTGTGCAAAGATAGCAAAAAAGATTGAAAGCAAAAGACGACTATAAAGAAAACGTTTGCTTCGCCACAATTCTCGCCTTGCAAGATACTAAATCTTCCATCGGCGACAAACATCATTCTGACGACTGTCGGACCCGCGGAGCACGACTGTCGGACTCGTGGGGTACGAAAGTACATTTCGTCGATATTAACAATTACAGTCCTTGCTTAATGATTTTTAAGTCCTGACTTTCCATGGGGTCTATCATTCCAGTATGATTTTCCTACCTGTGTTTAATTATTCAGCAGGTATTACAAACAAGTGTCTATTGGTTCAGTCAATGTAGCAAGAAAGCTATCTCTTCAAACCATTAAAAGCCAGTTCGCGAACAATCAGAATTTAGTTCGCGAACTGTTTTTTAGTCTCCCCAATCAGCGCTTTTTGTGATATAACTTCTCGGATTGCTATACGATATGTCACTAATTGCGTCTTTCAGCAAGACTATCCACATTTAATTCAAGATTTATCTAATGTCTTTGCATAGATTAAAAAAAATAACTATATTTGTAGCCGAATAGCCAAACAATTAATAATAGTAATCAAACGCCCCAGCCTCAGCAAGGCGTAACTCTTTGAATAAAAGGGGTCATGGAGAGGCATTTTTAGTAATGAAAAACAATTTACTTAAAAACATGTATGCAGCAATTGTTGCATTGTTTGTTACAGCTTTCGCCCTGCCACAGCAATTGCAGGCTGAAAACTACAATCTGTTGATTAATGGAAAGCGAGTAACATCAGAGAACTGTGGCGACCTTACAACCATAGAAGGCGTAAAAGGTAAGGTTGCTTACGACGCTGCAAGCAATGTGCTTACACTTGAGAACGCTACCATCTCCAGCACTGGAGAGAAGGCTGCAGGCGTTGCACTTTGGAATTCCATTAAGAATCTAACCATTAAGCTTGTTGGTGAGAACACAATTAAATCGGAAAAGAGTGGGGGTATGGTTAATTACGACAAGCTGACATTCACTGGCACTGGCAAACTCACGATTACTGGTGCAATGTCTGGCAATGCCGATTACTGCTACGGCGTGCTAAATCCAGGTACAATCACAGTAGACGGTTGCACTATGGAAATCAGCGGTGGTGTGAATGGTATCACCAGCGGTCGTTGGAAGTTCAATAAATGTAACGTCCGCATAAAAGGCAACGGAAGTGAGAACGATGAATACAAAGGTAGTATGGGAAGGTTGAACTACATTCCCGAATTTACTGACTGTAAGATTGTAACTCCTGAAGGTTCAGAATGGAAGAAACTTGAGAAGAGTGGCTATAAGTTCTATTCACTCTTCGCCAACAATAAGGTTGTTACCGACTGGGTAACCATTAAACCTAATACAGCACCTGAGAAGTATAGTCTGATGATTAATGGAAAGCAAGTAACATCAGAGAACTGTGGAGACTTAACGGTTATAGAAGGAGTAAAAGGTAAGGTTGCTTACGATGCTGCAAGCAATGTACTCACGCTTGAGAATGCAACTATTTCTAATACAGCAGACAAGGCAGCTGGTGTTGCACTTTGGAATTCCATTAAGAACTTAACCATTAAGATTGTTGGTGAGAACTCTATTACATCAGAAAAGAGTGGTGGTATGGTTAACTACGACAAGCTGACATTCACCGGTACAGGCAAGCTTAAGGTAACAGGCGCACAGTCTGGCAACGAAGACTATTGCTATGGTGTCCTTAATCATAATACAATCACCGTAGACGGTGCCACATTAGAAATCAGCGGTGGCGTAAATGGTATTGCCAGTGGTCGCTGGAAGTTCAACAAGTGTAACGTTCGCGTAAAAGGTAACGGAAGTGAGAACGACGAATACAAAGGTAGTATGGGGCGTTTGAATGTTATTCCAGAGTTTACCGATTGTAAGATTGTATCTCCTGAAGGCACTGTGTGGAAAGAACTCAAGAAGAGCGGATACACTTTCCAATCTCTCTTCGGTGCTGATGGTAAGGTTGTAACCGACTGGGTAGCCATTCAACCAAATGACGCGCCTGTAACTTATGACCTCGTGTTAGAAGCTGTTGGCGATAGAGAAATTGCAGTTATTGCTATCGTTAAAGACATTACAGGCATGGGCATGATGGCTGTCAAGAAACTTATTGCAACTGCTCCTTGCATTATTAAAGAGAACATGACAGAAGCCGATGCCAAAGAAGCAAGAGACAAACTCCTCGCAGTAGGTGCTACTGCCAACATCTATCCACACGGAACATGGAAGAAGCCAACTGGTATTAACTTCCAAAACGCAGATACAGCTGCTCAAACTATCTACAACTTACAAGGCATTCGCCTCAACACTAAGTTGGAGAACTTGCCTGCTGGTGTCTACATTGTAAACGGAAAGAAAGTACTGAAGAAGTAAATTCTTTCGTAACCAACATTATATTTACGAGTGGCATGCTACGCTAAACCACAAGTAATATACATTCAAGCATATTCTAAAACTAATCTTTGAACAGTCCCCCCGACAAAGAGTTTTAGAATATGCTTTATTATTAAACTTAATGAAGGAACTCTGCATCTAACGTTAGAGCAAATCAACTATTTAAATTATATGAAAAAAGCATTTACAGGCATCATCTTATTGACATTGCTTATTCCAACAACCAATATGGCTCAGAAAGCTCATAGATTGATACAACCGAAACGAACACAAACCGAGCAACAACTAACACGAATTACGTCCTCGAAAGAACCTTTAGTGCTCAAATCTCCACATAAGGGATTGAGAACCATTGACCCCTCTGTTATACTTTGGGGTAATGCAACCATTAATAAAAGATGGGACTATTATTCTTTCCAACCTAAAAATACCTCTGGTGAGATTAGTTTCACCCAATTAGGTAATCTAAATCAGCGTATAGCAAAGAATGGTGTACAGATTGCCGATGGTAAGTTGTATACCGTAGATTTTGAACGCTATGAAAATGCAAGTGGAGAACTAACACTTTATACCTACGATTTAACAACGTGGAAAGGTAGCGGGAAGGTTTACAACGACTTTTCACTTGCTGCCATCGAAACTGCACAAGCAAAAGATGGCACAGTATATGGCGAATTTTATAATAGTTCTGCCAGCAATCAACAATACGAACTGGGCACTGTAGACTACCGGACACGTAAACGTACCACATTCGGGACAACTTCACGCAAATATGTAGCTATGGGTATAACATCAGATAATCAGCTTTATGGCATCGCATCCGACGGAATACTATATAAGATTTCTATTACTGATGGTATGGAAACCAGTGTCGGTCCAACGGGTATAGAACTTACTGATGAATATGAAGGACCGTATGCACAAACAGGGGAGATAGATCCAAAGGATAATACTTTCTATTGGTACGCACAAGATAAAGATTATAACACAGCTTTATACACAGTTAACTTAACAAGTGGTGCTGTTACAAAGATTGCCGATTCTGAAACAACCATGTATGGCATGGTAATAGCCCCTACTCCGACCAATATTGATGCACCTGCCACTGTCTCGCAATTGTCGGCTCTATTCAGCGGAACTAATCTCAATGGCGTTATAAACTTCGTTCTACCAAACAAGACTGTTAAAGGCGACAATCTGAAAGGTGATGTCAAGTATGTTGTTACAGCTAATGGCGCACTATTATTTAATGGAACTGCACAAACAGGGACAACTATCAGTAAGTCGGTTCAATTATCGCATAGTGGCGAATACTGCTTTGCTGTTACTGCATCGAATGCTAAAGGCGAATCGCCCACAGCTACTCTTAAACAATGGATAGGCTTCGACGAACCTGAAATGGTTGGTAATCCTACAGCCAATTTAGAGAATGGGACTGTTACCATAAAGTGGACTGCACCTACTGCCGGCACACACCAAGGCACGCTCGGTGCACTAACCTACGATGTAGTTCGCATACAAGGTCACGATACAACCAATGTTGCAACTGGTATTACCAACACAACGTGTACCGATGATTTGTCTGCAGCAGAGCACGCAAGTTATACATACGCTGTCAGAGCCATTAGCGGAGACGTAAAGGGTTCTCGTTGGGCAAATACAGCACCTATCATAGCAGGTTCGGCAATAGAACCGGACTGGAACTACAAGTTTGAAGGACAATCTGCACTATCTATATTCAAAATAGTCGATGCAAACAACGATAAGGCTACATGGTGGTGCAATGGTTTCCCTGGTTACGGTGCAATGAGCCATCAAACCAATGTCAAGAAGAATAGCGACGACTGGCTTATTACCCCTGCTATACATCTTTCTTCCGACCGTGTTTACACTGTAGCGTTTAAAGTGCGCAATGTAATGGCCGAGCCTAAGAATACGCTCGAAGTAAAGTGGGGCAAAGGCAACAATGTTGGACAGCTTTCCAATGTCCTGTTAGAAACCTTCACGCCAAAGTTCTCGGAAACCAAAGGACAATGGCAGGTATGCACTGCCGATATTATTCCCGATGCTACAGGAAATATCTATATCGGTTTCCACGATAACACGACAGCCACCGACAAATACCAGATTGCCATCGATAGCATTACCATTACCAAAACAGCTTACGCTACCGCTCCCGATTCTGTAAAGGCACTGACTATTACGCCTGCACAGAAAGGGGCACTGCAAGCTACTATCAGTTTCATAATTCCAAAGGTTCGTATCAATGGGGCTGCACTCAACCGTGTAGACAGCCTCGTTGTAAGTAGAGACGGTGTAGACATTGAGCGTATAGACGCAGCAACAATTGGAACACGAATGGAATGGACAGACAAGAATGTTCCTACTGATGGTTTCCACACTTACACTATTACGCCGTATCTTGATGGACACCCCGGACGCAAGGCTACTATCAGAATGTTTATAGGTACCGACCGTCCGCACAATCCTACAGGCATTACGTTTACCGACCAAGGCACAAAACTAAAGGCTGCTTGGAACACTTTCCAATCTGTTGGTGCCAATGGTGGATACCTCGACCCGAAAGATGTTAGCGTAACATTCTACACATTAACGAAAGGCGATTTCGGTTTTGAATTGGGCGACTCACTAACGACAAGCAAGCCGGGTGAGCTAAGCACGAGCCTGCCCTTCGACCCGAATAAAACTACAATGGAAGATGGAAAAACTCAAACGCTGGCTTGGTTCGGTGTCAGAGCAAACAATGGCAGTGGAGAGAGCGACTGTGTTACTGCACGCGGCGTGGTTGTTGGCCCGTGCATTCCGTTGCCTTTCAAAGAGAGCATGGCAAACGGACAGTTAGACAATGGCTTTGCATCGCTCTTAGGCAACGAACAATACAATAGCAGAAAGACGGCTGCAGCATGGCGTGTTGTAACCGATGCTGCTTCAGACAACGACGGAGGTAGTCTGGTTTGGGCTAACTATACCGAAGAATATGCAGGAAGTGATGTTGCTTTCACTATAGAGCAAGGCGACGAGACTTCGGTCAATCTACCAAAGGTTGCACTCGCAGGAACAACAAATCCTAAACTCTTCTTCGACCTTTACTCGCTTGTTGGCAACGAGTCTACACTGAAGGTATTAATTCAGACACCAGACGGAAAAGATCACATAGCTGCACAGTACGACCTTAGCAAAACAACGCAAGGCGGTTGGACTAAACAGTCGGTAGATTTGGCACCATATGCAAAAGAGCGATACATTATTGTCAAGTTCGAAGGCACTGCACAAGGCACCAGGGTTATGATTGGAATAGACAATATAAACATTATAAATCAGCTCGAACGTAATCTTACGGCTGTGAGTATTGAAACGCCAGAGAACATTGTTGCAGGAAAGAAGGGACAAGTGAAAGTCGTGGTGAAGAACCAAGGAGCAGCTGATGCCAACAGATACTTCGTTATTCTTTATGCAAACGGAAACCAATGCGACGCGGTGAGCAGAACCAAACAACTGCCATCAATGGCAAACGACACCATAACTATGAAGTTGCCTGTTGCCATTAACGAACCTGCCACATCGTTGCAAGTAAAAGCCATGGTAATATACGATGGCGACATGCTGGTAAGTGACAATGAAACCGAAACAAAGACGGTTAAAGTTGTCCAGTCGCCTTACGGTAGAATAACCGACCTGAAAGCCGAAATGGGTGGCGAGCATAAGGTTGTACTCACTTGGGGACAACCTGTATTGCCAGAGCCTGTCCGTGTAGACGATGGTTTCGAGAGCTATTCTCCGTTCGCAAAAGATATGTCGCCGTGGACAATGGTAGATGGCGATAAAGGTATTACAGGCGCACTGCAACCTTCGTCTACATATCCGGGACAGGGCGAGCCTTTCGCATTTACAGCTTTCAATCCTAACTGGTGGATTGAAGACATGATCAACGTAAACCCTGGATTGGCTCCACACGATGGCAAACAATATGCAGCCGCCGTGTATGCACTTAACGAGAACCAGAAACTTGTTGCACAAAACAATTGGCTTATATCTCCACGTCTGTCGGGCAGAAAGCAGGAAATAACATTCTACGTAATGAACATTGCAACACGTCCGGGAGATACCAAATATTTTGAAAGCTTCGACCTGCTTTATTCTACAGAAAGCATCGACACGGCTACATTCGTAAAAATAAAGAGCGAGCAAGCCGACGGGACTACTGCCTTCAACGAAGGAGCCAACTGGAAGCGTATCACTGTAGAAGTGCCAGAAGGTGCAAAATTTTTCGCCATTCATCACAATACGCCAAAAGGAAAGGCTTACATATTTGGCATAGACGATATCAGTTATGAGCAAGTAGCTACAGGGGCAGACGACAACATAACAGAATACATCATCTATCGAGACGGAAAGAAGATTGCCATTGTAAAAGGCAGCCAACACACTTATACCAACAACCGTGTTACGGGTGAACACGTTTACAATGTTACGGCAATATACACTGCAAAGAACGGAGAAACAAACGAATCCGGTTTCTCTAACGATGCTTCTATCAATACTACTTCCATTGATGCAATAGAAGACACTACCCAGACATTCGATGTAACAACGCTTAGTGGAGTGAAAGTGCGCACGAAAGCTAAGAATTGCAACGACTTGCAACATGGTGTGTATATTATTAATGGAAAGAAATGTGTAGTGAAATAAACATGCAACCATAGACAGAACGTTTCCATCGTAAGGCTACAATCCAGCAGAATGGGCTGATTGCTTCGTGCAGTCAGCCCATTCTTATTTCACTTGTATCCTATCTGTATTAAAAAA
Proteins encoded in this region:
- a CDS encoding choice-of-anchor J domain-containing protein, which translates into the protein MKKAFTGIILLTLLIPTTNMAQKAHRLIQPKRTQTEQQLTRITSSKEPLVLKSPHKGLRTIDPSVILWGNATINKRWDYYSFQPKNTSGEISFTQLGNLNQRIAKNGVQIADGKLYTVDFERYENASGELTLYTYDLTTWKGSGKVYNDFSLAAIETAQAKDGTVYGEFYNSSASNQQYELGTVDYRTRKRTTFGTTSRKYVAMGITSDNQLYGIASDGILYKISITDGMETSVGPTGIELTDEYEGPYAQTGEIDPKDNTFYWYAQDKDYNTALYTVNLTSGAVTKIADSETTMYGMVIAPTPTNIDAPATVSQLSALFSGTNLNGVINFVLPNKTVKGDNLKGDVKYVVTANGALLFNGTAQTGTTISKSVQLSHSGEYCFAVTASNAKGESPTATLKQWIGFDEPEMVGNPTANLENGTVTIKWTAPTAGTHQGTLGALTYDVVRIQGHDTTNVATGITNTTCTDDLSAAEHASYTYAVRAISGDVKGSRWANTAPIIAGSAIEPDWNYKFEGQSALSIFKIVDANNDKATWWCNGFPGYGAMSHQTNVKKNSDDWLITPAIHLSSDRVYTVAFKVRNVMAEPKNTLEVKWGKGNNVGQLSNVLLETFTPKFSETKGQWQVCTADIIPDATGNIYIGFHDNTTATDKYQIAIDSITITKTAYATAPDSVKALTITPAQKGALQATISFIIPKVRINGAALNRVDSLVVSRDGVDIERIDAATIGTRMEWTDKNVPTDGFHTYTITPYLDGHPGRKATIRMFIGTDRPHNPTGITFTDQGTKLKAAWNTFQSVGANGGYLDPKDVSVTFYTLTKGDFGFELGDSLTTSKPGELSTSLPFDPNKTTMEDGKTQTLAWFGVRANNGSGESDCVTARGVVVGPCIPLPFKESMANGQLDNGFASLLGNEQYNSRKTAAAWRVVTDAASDNDGGSLVWANYTEEYAGSDVAFTIEQGDETSVNLPKVALAGTTNPKLFFDLYSLVGNESTLKVLIQTPDGKDHIAAQYDLSKTTQGGWTKQSVDLAPYAKERYIIVKFEGTAQGTRVMIGIDNINIINQLERNLTAVSIETPENIVAGKKGQVKVVVKNQGAADANRYFVILYANGNQCDAVSRTKQLPSMANDTITMKLPVAINEPATSLQVKAMVIYDGDMLVSDNETETKTVKVVQSPYGRITDLKAEMGGEHKVVLTWGQPVLPEPVRVDDGFESYSPFAKDMSPWTMVDGDKGITGALQPSSTYPGQGEPFAFTAFNPNWWIEDMINVNPGLAPHDGKQYAAAVYALNENQKLVAQNNWLISPRLSGRKQEITFYVMNIATRPGDTKYFESFDLLYSTESIDTATFVKIKSEQADGTTAFNEGANWKRITVEVPEGAKFFAIHHNTPKGKAYIFGIDDISYEQVATGADDNITEYIIYRDGKKIAIVKGSQHTYTNNRVTGEHVYNVTAIYTAKNGETNESGFSNDASINTTSIDAIEDTTQTFDVTTLSGVKVRTKAKNCNDLQHGVYIINGKKCVVK
- a CDS encoding ribosomal protein L7/L12 codes for the protein MKNNLLKNMYAAIVALFVTAFALPQQLQAENYNLLINGKRVTSENCGDLTTIEGVKGKVAYDAASNVLTLENATISSTGEKAAGVALWNSIKNLTIKLVGENTIKSEKSGGMVNYDKLTFTGTGKLTITGAMSGNADYCYGVLNPGTITVDGCTMEISGGVNGITSGRWKFNKCNVRIKGNGSENDEYKGSMGRLNYIPEFTDCKIVTPEGSEWKKLEKSGYKFYSLFANNKVVTDWVTIKPNTAPEKYSLMINGKQVTSENCGDLTVIEGVKGKVAYDAASNVLTLENATISNTADKAAGVALWNSIKNLTIKIVGENSITSEKSGGMVNYDKLTFTGTGKLKVTGAQSGNEDYCYGVLNHNTITVDGATLEISGGVNGIASGRWKFNKCNVRVKGNGSENDEYKGSMGRLNVIPEFTDCKIVSPEGTVWKELKKSGYTFQSLFGADGKVVTDWVAIQPNDAPVTYDLVLEAVGDREIAVIAIVKDITGMGMMAVKKLIATAPCIIKENMTEADAKEARDKLLAVGATANIYPHGTWKKPTGINFQNADTAAQTIYNLQGIRLNTKLENLPAGVYIVNGKKVLKK
- a CDS encoding TPM domain-containing protein, encoding MNRATVILFFSLLFTFQAVAEDWNANNIPMVHLKDARQYVCDPEGLMSDAMRDSTNYYIARLEKEAGIQTVFAVVPHVENGDPFRVAQDIGNKYGVGDRKSDRGLVVVVAVDDRKYFIAPGEGLEGDLTDVDCDDIARACIVRNMRNGDVDEAMLSTAKAIYTKFKTGTTGLEKKEDDADGAIAISIVCAVVFFWVIWSVKGKNNNGRGGRNRGDGPFIFWGNPGHMNDRHFGGSFGGGSFGGGGAGGGW